In Patescibacteria group bacterium, a single window of DNA contains:
- the cysS gene encoding cysteine--tRNA ligase produces MQLYNSLSRKVEEFKPINPPHVGMYTCGPTVYSYPTIGNYRTYVTSDLLLRTLKFLGYETKYVMNLTDVGHLTGDNSGDADTGEDRLEKASKKENKTAWDIAKFYGDDFVNSLSKLNIEKPDIIAKATDHIDDQIKLIEVLEKKKLTYKISDGIYFDTVAFEKQTGEKYGEMSNLDQIKEGARVEPNPQKKNPRDFALWKFSPKDEKRQMEWESPWGTGFPGWHIECSAMSMKYLGEQFDIHAGGEDLRSTHHPNEIAQSEGATGKIPFVKYWVHGAFLTVDGGRMGKSLGNAYTLHDVEEKGFDDLDLRYFYFTGHYRKQLNFTWEALSAAQAALNKLKLQVQNLRSQEERNSLSEEKLSKVDAYRKEFTDAISDDLNMPQALAVVWEVLKSNIPSEDKYDLIMDFDEVLGLELNKEVTQKEIPQEIKDLMQKREELRKSGNYEEADKIRDEIIQKGYTVNDDKSS; encoded by the coding sequence ATGCAACTTTATAACTCTCTCTCAAGAAAAGTTGAAGAATTCAAACCCATAAATCCTCCCCATGTTGGAATGTATACTTGCGGCCCGACAGTTTATTCTTATCCCACAATTGGAAATTATCGTACTTATGTAACCTCTGATTTGCTTTTAAGAACATTAAAATTTTTGGGATATGAAACTAAATATGTAATGAATCTCACAGATGTTGGTCATTTGACAGGGGACAATTCTGGAGACGCTGACACTGGCGAAGATCGCCTTGAAAAAGCTTCAAAAAAAGAAAATAAAACAGCCTGGGATATTGCGAAGTTTTATGGAGACGATTTCGTAAATAGTTTGTCTAAATTAAATATCGAAAAACCAGATATTATCGCAAAAGCAACAGATCACATTGACGATCAAATAAAATTAATTGAAGTATTAGAAAAGAAAAAATTAACTTACAAAATTAGTGATGGAATTTATTTTGATACTGTAGCCTTCGAAAAACAAACTGGAGAAAAATATGGTGAGATGTCTAATTTGGATCAAATTAAAGAGGGTGCAAGAGTCGAGCCAAATCCACAGAAAAAAAATCCTCGAGATTTTGCATTATGGAAATTTTCTCCGAAAGACGAAAAGAGACAAATGGAATGGGAAAGCCCATGGGGAACTGGTTTTCCTGGCTGGCATATTGAGTGTTCTGCCATGAGCATGAAATATTTAGGAGAGCAGTTTGATATTCACGCAGGCGGCGAAGACCTTCGGTCCACTCATCATCCAAATGAAATTGCCCAGTCAGAAGGAGCAACTGGTAAAATTCCCTTTGTAAAATATTGGGTTCATGGAGCATTTTTAACTGTTGATGGAGGAAGAATGGGAAAAAGTTTAGGCAATGCTTATACATTGCATGATGTTGAAGAAAAAGGTTTTGATGATTTGGATTTGCGATATTTTTATTTTACAGGGCACTACAGAAAGCAATTAAATTTCACCTGGGAAGCTTTGTCTGCGGCACAGGCTGCATTGAATAAACTGAAACTTCAGGTTCAAAATTTACGTTCACAAGAAGAAAGAAATTCTCTTTCTGAAGAAAAATTATCAAAAGTTGATGCATACAGAAAAGAATTTACAGATGCAATTTCTGATGATTTAAATATGCCGCAAGCTCTTGCAGTAGTTTGGGAAGTTTTAAAATCAAATATTCCCTCCGAGGATAAATATGATCTAATTATGGATTTTGACGAAGTTTTAGGTCTTGAATTAAATAAAGAAGTTACACAAAAAGAAATTCCTCAGGAGATCAAAGATTTAATGCAAAAAAGAGAGGAATTAAGAAAATCTGGAAATTATGAAGAAGCAGATAAAATCAGAGACGAAATAATTCAAAAAGGATATACTGTTAATGATGATAAATCATCATGA
- a CDS encoding GNAT family N-acetyltransferase, with protein MNSFEVPDHIQGDRKVFYIFARNGNEDLGSLFGKTIKNSAFVEMLNVGLNERGNGIGSALLNRFVQEAKENGARDIRATIGSLDIPKLEEFYRKNNFEIDDEYATMRL; from the coding sequence GTGAATAGTTTTGAAGTACCTGATCATATTCAGGGTGATCGAAAAGTTTTTTACATATTTGCTCGCAATGGAAATGAAGATCTGGGATCTTTATTTGGAAAAACTATCAAAAATTCCGCGTTTGTTGAAATGTTGAATGTCGGATTAAATGAACGAGGAAATGGAATAGGGAGTGCCCTACTTAATAGATTTGTACAAGAAGCTAAAGAAAACGGGGCTAGAGATATTAGAGCAACAATTGGTTCGCTTGATATTCCTAAATTAGAAGAATTTTATAGAAAAAATAATTTCGAAATTGACGATGAGTATGCAACAATGAGACTTTAA
- a CDS encoding Fic family protein produces MIVRIESEGNRLPENENKKDSVSALCRAHLARQYSISVAKKFNLPAFETIVKNLNLRLVSKEELKGRLDAVAGEYRTKNVFMPISPVSPPQPEDVPYLMKKLGVASDEKIKAIDCKKVAGIEIGKILETMSFTHYWMARIHPFREGNGRDARETNALLSIRTGLPIIIIGPVDRDEYIKTLNTIHFYTYLNDKLEADLKPLTLFLGRRMLRSFPNSNLSKPQMVQREKLISYISKLDSDIK; encoded by the coding sequence ATGATTGTACGAATTGAAAGTGAAGGAAACCGATTACCTGAGAATGAAAACAAAAAAGACAGTGTTTCAGCTTTATGCAGAGCTCATCTTGCAAGGCAATATTCTATTTCAGTTGCAAAAAAATTTAATTTACCCGCTTTTGAAACAATAGTCAAAAATTTAAACTTAAGATTGGTATCAAAAGAAGAATTAAAAGGTAGACTGGATGCTGTAGCAGGGGAATATCGAACAAAAAACGTTTTTATGCCAATATCCCCAGTCTCACCGCCACAACCAGAAGATGTTCCTTATTTAATGAAAAAATTAGGAGTAGCATCTGATGAAAAAATAAAAGCGATAGATTGTAAAAAAGTCGCTGGAATTGAAATTGGAAAAATTTTAGAAACAATGTCATTTACCCATTACTGGATGGCACGCATTCATCCCTTCAGAGAAGGAAACGGTCGAGACGCTAGAGAAACAAACGCTTTACTATCTATCAGAACCGGTCTTCCAATAATTATCATTGGACCTGTAGATAGAGATGAATATATTAAAACGCTTAACACAATACATTTTTATACTTATTTAAACGACAAATTAGAAGCTGACCTTAAACCGTTAACATTGTTTCTTGGAAGAAGAATGCTAAGATCGTTTCCAAATTCTAATTTATCAAAACCGCAAATGGTTCAAAGAGAAAAACTTATATCATATATTTCTAAATTAGATTCTGATATAAAATAA
- a CDS encoding GatB/YqeY domain-containing protein, translating to MIIDNLNNQIVEAMKAHDEVRVSTLKLLSAEIHNFQIDHPNMTNEEELDVVKKEAKKRRDAIESYLKAGLQDKADTEVNELKILKEFLPAELTDQELQQFVDEAIAESGAKDIKDMGKVMSLVREKSKGNADGARVSIIVKQKLSI from the coding sequence ATGATTATAGATAATTTAAATAATCAAATAGTTGAGGCAATGAAAGCGCACGATGAAGTGCGTGTTTCAACCTTAAAACTTTTGTCTGCAGAAATTCACAATTTCCAAATTGACCATCCAAATATGACGAACGAAGAAGAACTTGATGTTGTTAAAAAAGAAGCTAAGAAAAGAAGAGATGCAATAGAAAGCTATCTAAAGGCAGGATTACAAGACAAAGCTGACACTGAAGTAAATGAATTAAAAATCTTAAAAGAATTTTTGCCAGCAGAATTAACAGATCAGGAATTGCAACAATTTGTCGATGAAGCAATTGCAGAGTCCGGTGCAAAAGATATTAAAGATATGGGAAAAGTTATGAGTTTGGTTCGCGAAAAATCAAAAGGAAATGCAGACGGCGCCCGCGTCTCAATTATAGTCAAGCAAAAACTCTCAATATAA
- a CDS encoding YbaB/EbfC family nucleoid-associated protein, whose translation MGPFDQIGQLNELRKMRSQALEMQKKLKAISHTLKKGKWTIKVTGDQKVEYIEMDGEAQPELVKAINEALDNVQKDSAKKMMEEGGLSNLLKGF comes from the coding sequence ATGGGACCGTTTGATCAAATAGGACAATTAAATGAATTAAGAAAAATGCGATCTCAAGCTCTTGAGATGCAAAAAAAACTTAAAGCGATTAGTCATACCTTAAAAAAAGGCAAATGGACTATTAAAGTAACAGGAGATCAAAAAGTTGAATATATTGAAATGGATGGCGAAGCACAACCTGAATTAGTCAAGGCAATTAATGAAGCTCTTGATAACGTTCAAAAAGACAGTGCAAAAAAAATGATGGAAGAAGGCGGGCTCTCAAATCTTCTCAAGGGATTTTAA
- a CDS encoding Fic family protein: MIIPPKYFLTPQISKLLAEIEANKEVVDSIPVPIEIEQNLRRKSTLASSVFSARIEGNPTTLEDFAHLPSKDQKRVEVNNILRAINWIFERSGRDITVKDILNLHSITMKGIEYEELGRFRKKHEGVFAAGGVMIYHTPPPSHVPKLIDRLIKYANADRETFAPIRAVISHYAFEKIHPFADGNGRVGRLFLLMILAKSGYGFKGILPFEEMIDKRRETYYKMLEESERDITNYIEFMLETIRDASSATKKNILQKQEPQVADFLLPRRAEIYQIIKEQKLVNFDQIRRRFRDVNERTLRYDLKKLQDGGQIRKRGSTRGVYYEVI, encoded by the coding sequence ATGATTATTCCTCCAAAATATTTCTTGACCCCACAAATAAGCAAACTGCTTGCTGAGATTGAAGCCAACAAAGAAGTCGTAGATTCGATCCCGGTTCCAATTGAAATAGAACAAAACTTAAGGCGCAAATCTACGCTTGCAAGCTCTGTTTTTTCTGCGCGAATTGAGGGAAATCCAACAACGCTTGAAGATTTTGCACACCTTCCTTCAAAAGACCAGAAAAGAGTTGAAGTAAATAATATTTTAAGAGCAATTAACTGGATTTTTGAGCGAAGTGGCAGGGATATCACAGTAAAGGATATTTTAAATCTGCATTCTATAACCATGAAAGGAATCGAATATGAAGAGCTTGGGAGATTTAGAAAAAAACACGAAGGAGTGTTTGCAGCAGGAGGCGTAATGATTTATCACACTCCTCCACCTTCTCATGTCCCTAAATTAATTGACAGACTTATCAAATATGCAAATGCAGACAGGGAAACTTTTGCGCCGATTAGAGCTGTGATTTCTCATTATGCATTTGAAAAAATTCATCCCTTTGCAGACGGTAACGGCCGCGTTGGCAGGTTGTTTTTACTTATGATACTTGCTAAAAGCGGCTACGGATTTAAAGGAATTTTGCCTTTTGAAGAAATGATTGATAAAAGGCGCGAAACTTATTACAAAATGCTTGAAGAAAGCGAGCGTGATATTACAAATTATATAGAGTTTATGCTTGAGACAATTCGCGATGCATCAAGCGCTACTAAGAAAAATATTTTACAAAAACAGGAGCCGCAAGTTGCTGATTTTTTGCTTCCGAGGCGGGCTGAGATTTATCAAATTATAAAAGAGCAGAAATTAGTTAATTTTGATCAGATCCGAAGAAGATTTAGAGATGTTAATGAAAGAACTTTAAGATATGATTTGAAAAAACTGCAAGATGGAGGGCAAATACGAAAAAGAGGAAGTACAAGAGGAGTTTATTATGAAGTTATTTAG
- a CDS encoding MFS transporter, with the protein MKAVKLFLPKLPDFKDLLSLNKIIYILVFSDFILISSYGLIAPFFAIFLTKNIIGGTLVVVGLSDSIYLATKSLIQIPLGILIDKTKGEKIDFWFLFFGSLLMSLSLFLYVIAKTPLHIYIISLLYGIGSGAAYPAWTGIFTRNMVGDKESFAWSLSATLWQLGSAAAALIGGVLAESLGFANLFIVVGALSLIGTFILFFIYDKLATKQ; encoded by the coding sequence ATGAAGGCAGTAAAATTATTTTTGCCCAAACTTCCAGATTTCAAAGATCTTTTATCGTTAAATAAAATAATTTATATTTTGGTTTTCTCAGACTTTATTTTAATTTCTTCATATGGCTTAATTGCGCCTTTCTTTGCAATTTTTCTAACCAAAAATATTATCGGGGGAACTCTTGTCGTTGTTGGTTTGTCTGATTCAATTTATTTAGCAACAAAATCTTTAATCCAAATTCCGCTTGGAATTTTAATTGATAAAACTAAGGGCGAGAAAATAGATTTTTGGTTTTTATTTTTTGGCAGTTTATTAATGAGTTTAAGTTTATTTTTATATGTAATTGCCAAAACTCCGCTTCATATTTATATAATTTCGCTTCTTTATGGAATTGGAAGCGGTGCAGCATATCCTGCATGGACGGGAATTTTTACCAGAAACATGGTGGGCGACAAAGAATCGTTTGCCTGGAGCTTGTCAGCGACTCTTTGGCAATTGGGAAGTGCGGCCGCTGCGTTAATTGGTGGAGTTCTGGCAGAGAGCCTTGGTTTTGCCAATTTATTTATTGTGGTCGGCGCTTTATCCTTAATAGGAACTTTTATTTTATTTTTTATTTATGACAAGCTTGCCACAAAGCAGTAA
- the dnaX gene encoding DNA polymerase III subunit gamma/tau, with product MTLYLKYRPQTLDELDLESVRTNLKNILSSGNIPHAFLFSGPKGTGKTSAARILAKIINCTNLTKDGEPCNSCTSCLSITNGNSMDIIELDAASNRGIDDIRALKEGVYLAPVSSKKKIYIIDEAHMLTLEAANAFLKTLEEPPAHVIFILATTNPEKLPQTVISRLTQINFTKASVKDISRQLNRVAKGENIKIEDKAIEKISKFADGSFRDAVKILETLSFKTKDIKEADVDNLFQTSANSSLEFFQILETRNTKNILEFIENFIKNGGQIKNLTTEILENIHQSILGKNNLGEDNLANFSLEELINLNNLISESLIQNSPINHLPFEIAIIKFCGEQKSEPAEEKKIKKPLIEIKTEPKIENPERTLSEVERGVEGKKVALKSLDETTWAKLIENSRNKNFGIEALLRAAKPLGYDGNVLNLGVYYQFHKDKLEENKNKIVLEKVCVETFGIDSIKINLELLEKPKIARKIEETNLSKPDLTPKVDKDIIDAAKEIFG from the coding sequence ATGACTTTATATCTTAAATATCGTCCTCAAACTCTTGATGAACTTGATTTAGAATCAGTCCGGACTAATTTAAAAAATATTTTATCTTCAGGAAACATTCCTCATGCATTTTTATTTTCAGGCCCAAAAGGAACTGGAAAAACTTCAGCCGCTCGCATTTTAGCAAAAATAATAAATTGCACTAATCTCACTAAAGACGGCGAGCCGTGTAACTCTTGTACTTCTTGTTTATCAATTACAAATGGAAATAGTATGGATATTATTGAATTAGATGCTGCAAGCAATCGCGGAATTGACGACATCCGCGCCCTAAAAGAAGGAGTTTATCTTGCTCCAGTTTCTTCAAAGAAAAAAATTTATATTATTGATGAAGCTCACATGCTTACTTTAGAAGCAGCAAATGCATTTTTAAAAACATTAGAAGAACCTCCTGCCCATGTTATTTTTATTTTAGCAACAACAAATCCTGAAAAACTTCCTCAAACCGTTATCTCAAGATTGACTCAAATTAATTTTACAAAAGCTTCAGTAAAAGATATCTCTCGCCAATTAAATCGTGTAGCAAAAGGAGAAAATATAAAAATTGAAGATAAAGCAATTGAAAAAATAAGTAAGTTTGCAGACGGAAGTTTCAGAGACGCTGTAAAAATTTTAGAAACCTTAAGTTTTAAAACTAAAGATATTAAAGAAGCTGATGTCGATAATTTATTTCAAACTTCAGCAAATAGCTCTTTAGAATTTTTCCAAATATTAGAAACAAGAAATACCAAAAATATTTTAGAGTTTATAGAAAATTTTATTAAAAACGGCGGACAAATTAAAAATTTAACAACAGAAATTTTAGAAAATATTCATCAAAGTATTTTAGGAAAAAATAATTTAGGAGAAGATAATCTTGCCAATTTTTCTCTTGAAGAATTAATTAATTTAAATAATTTAATTTCAGAAAGTTTAATCCAGAATTCTCCAATAAATCATCTTCCCTTTGAAATCGCAATTATAAAATTTTGTGGTGAACAAAAATCAGAACCTGCTGAAGAAAAAAAAATTAAAAAACCATTAATTGAAATAAAAACTGAACCAAAAATTGAAAATCCTGAGCGAACCCTGAGCGAAGTCGAACGGGGAGTCGAAGGAAAAAAAGTTGCCTTAAAGTCTTTGGATGAAACAACCTGGGCAAAGTTAATCGAAAACTCTCGCAATAAAAATTTTGGTATTGAAGCTCTTCTTCGCGCTGCAAAGCCTCTTGGATATGACGGAAATGTTTTGAATCTTGGAGTTTATTATCAGTTTCATAAGGATAAACTTGAAGAAAATAAAAACAAAATAGTTCTTGAAAAAGTTTGTGTTGAGACTTTTGGTATAGATTCCATAAAAATAAATTTAGAGTTACTTGAAAAACCAAAAATAGCAAGAAAAATTGAAGAAACAAATCTATCAAAACCGGATTTGACGCCAAAAGTAGACAAAGATATAATTGATGCAGCCAAAGAGATCTTTGGATAA
- the ybeY gene encoding rRNA maturation RNase YbeY: MIEITVTKGNYPVSTKKIKEIATKTLEANGIISDSELEISIVGKEKMDELNEKYYKDEVYEHPIFTFPESLQDGNFEFPPDGKIHLGQIVISYPFVLEEANEKNKLIDDLVGELVEHGCLHLVGIHH, encoded by the coding sequence ATGATTGAAATCACTGTAACAAAAGGCAATTATCCTGTTTCGACCAAAAAAATCAAAGAAATTGCCACTAAAACTTTGGAAGCAAATGGAATCATATCTGATTCAGAACTTGAAATTTCAATTGTTGGCAAAGAAAAAATGGACGAATTAAACGAAAAATATTACAAAGACGAAGTTTACGAGCATCCAATTTTTACTTTTCCGGAAAGTTTGCAGGATGGTAATTTTGAATTTCCTCCAGATGGAAAAATTCATTTAGGGCAAATAGTAATAAGTTACCCGTTTGTTTTAGAAGAAGCAAACGAAAAAAATAAATTGATAGATGATTTAGTTGGGGAATTAGTTGAACACGGATGCCTGCACTTAGTAGGAATCCATCATTGA
- a CDS encoding FKBP-type peptidyl-prolyl cis-trans isomerase: MKVSAKVVFAIIAIIAVLAIVVRNVKVGGDEGVNNSPSPTITTMNDNSNQTPSATSSATPNGLQITDEVVGTGDTAVAGKMVTVNYSGTLTDGTVFDSNTDPKFQHVTPFSFDLGAGEVIKGWDEGVAGMKVGGKRKLVIPPDLGYGAYGAPPSIPGNATLVFEVELLKVEQILGN, from the coding sequence ATGAAGGTTTCAGCGAAAGTGGTGTTCGCAATAATTGCAATAATTGCAGTGCTTGCAATTGTTGTTCGAAATGTTAAAGTTGGTGGAGACGAAGGTGTAAATAATTCACCAAGTCCTACAATTACAACAATGAACGATAATTCAAATCAAACACCAAGTGCTACAAGTTCGGCAACTCCAAACGGATTGCAAATCACAGACGAGGTGGTTGGAACAGGCGATACCGCAGTTGCCGGTAAAATGGTTACGGTAAATTATTCAGGTACATTAACAGACGGTACTGTATTTGATTCAAATACAGATCCAAAATTTCAACACGTAACTCCCTTTAGTTTTGATCTTGGAGCAGGTGAAGTAATAAAAGGCTGGGATGAAGGCGTTGCCGGCATGAAAGTTGGAGGAAAACGAAAATTAGTTATCCCTCCAGATTTGGGTTATGGAGCATATGGTGCTCCTCCATCTATTCCAGGAAATGCAACGTTAGTCTTTGAGGTTGAACTTCTCAAAGTTGAGCAAATTCTAGGCAATTAA
- the recR gene encoding recombination mediator RecR: MPKIAKPLSDLIESFEKLPGVGPKTAERLTFYMLRVPQSEIQFFADSLTNLKKLTKVCDICKNVSETNPCPICADDKRDQSKILVVEEPFDILVFERGGKYDGLYHVLHGAINPLENIGPDELYIDALLKRTKATNGHTVKEVIIATNPTMEGDATAMYIGGKLKDINDKILVTRLGMGIPTGADLGFADDLTLTQALAGRREL; this comes from the coding sequence GTGCCCAAAATCGCAAAACCACTATCAGATCTAATTGAGTCTTTTGAAAAGCTGCCAGGAGTTGGCCCGAAAACTGCCGAGCGATTAACTTTTTATATGCTTCGTGTTCCTCAAAGCGAAATACAATTCTTTGCAGATTCTCTAACTAATTTAAAAAAATTAACAAAAGTTTGTGATATTTGCAAAAATGTTTCAGAAACAAATCCTTGCCCAATTTGTGCTGATGATAAGCGTGACCAATCAAAAATTTTAGTCGTTGAAGAGCCTTTTGATATTTTAGTTTTTGAGCGTGGCGGAAAATACGACGGCCTTTATCATGTATTACACGGCGCCATTAATCCCCTGGAAAATATTGGCCCCGACGAATTATATATTGATGCATTACTTAAACGCACCAAAGCGACCAATGGTCATACCGTCAAAGAAGTTATTATCGCGACTAATCCAACAATGGAAGGTGATGCAACAGCAATGTATATTGGTGGTAAGTTGAAAGATATAAATGATAAAATTTTAGTGACGCGACTAGGTATGGGAATTCCTACAGGAGCAGATTTGGGTTTTGCGGATGATTTGACCTTAACTCAAGCACTTGCCGGCCGTCGAGAATTATGA
- a CDS encoding HIT domain-containing protein has product MSDCIFCKIANHEAKSNIKFENDSVAVFASIEPATSTHLLIIPKIHITSFMDLEEKHKDVFMQMCKAAQKMITDKNLSGGYKLIFNGGKYQSVPHIHWHLLAGRELDHNNKAESKI; this is encoded by the coding sequence ATGTCTGATTGTATTTTTTGTAAAATTGCAAATCATGAAGCAAAGTCTAATATTAAATTTGAAAACGATTCTGTAGCCGTTTTTGCTAGCATCGAGCCAGCTACAAGTACTCATCTCTTAATTATTCCCAAAATTCATATTACAAGTTTTATGGATCTTGAAGAAAAACATAAAGATGTTTTTATGCAAATGTGTAAAGCTGCACAAAAAATGATAACTGATAAAAATTTATCAGGAGGTTATAAATTAATTTTTAATGGAGGAAAATACCAATCAGTTCCTCATATTCATTGGCATTTGCTTGCAGGTCGTGAATTAGATCATAATAATAAAGCGGAAAGCAAAATATAA
- a CDS encoding MFS transporter: MFKNNRPLLIVSLIAIVNALGYGIIIPIQFSYAARFGLSNFQNGLLFSLFSLCQFLSSPVIGNFSDRFGRRPLLILSLAGTVLSFLTMAFAPSAIFLFIARALDGLTAGNVPVAMSVISDTVEPKDRAKGFGIIGAAFGFGFVFGPAISALTVGINPSLPFIIAAVITFISVVITWFMLPETNQHIGQVNQRKLFDFPKLAKSIVDENVGSTLMVGLIYALAFGLLIYAYNPFAKSVLGLSDTVIALNFVIFGIVGLVAQGFLIPQLTKRIADKKLMIQALIISVVGFFGVFIAHSYLFFVITSIFISLSNSFVQPLIASLLSKEVDFKSQGEIMGINQSYASIGTIFGPIIGGLMASVFSVASPFLGGALLSLVCVYVGYQIFKKPEKVVSLE; this comes from the coding sequence ATGTTTAAAAACAACCGCCCGTTATTAATTGTTTCTCTTATCGCGATAGTAAATGCCCTTGGATACGGCATTATTATTCCTATTCAATTTTCCTACGCTGCACGTTTTGGTTTAAGTAATTTTCAAAATGGACTGTTGTTTTCGTTGTTTTCATTGTGTCAATTTTTATCATCTCCTGTGATAGGAAATTTCTCTGACCGCTTTGGCAGAAGGCCTCTTTTAATTCTTTCCTTGGCTGGAACAGTTTTATCATTTTTGACCATGGCTTTTGCTCCGAGCGCTATCTTTTTATTTATAGCTCGCGCTCTTGATGGTCTTACTGCTGGGAATGTTCCTGTCGCCATGTCTGTTATATCAGATACCGTCGAGCCAAAAGACAGGGCAAAAGGCTTCGGAATAATTGGAGCAGCTTTTGGTTTTGGATTTGTTTTCGGCCCTGCAATTTCAGCTTTAACAGTGGGAATTAATCCATCTTTGCCATTTATAATTGCAGCCGTCATTACGTTTATTTCAGTAGTTATAACCTGGTTTATGCTTCCAGAAACTAACCAGCACATTGGCCAAGTAAACCAGAGAAAGTTATTTGATTTTCCAAAGCTCGCAAAATCAATTGTTGACGAAAACGTCGGTTCAACGCTCATGGTTGGTTTGATTTATGCTCTTGCTTTTGGTCTCCTTATTTATGCATACAATCCTTTCGCAAAAAGCGTTTTAGGTTTATCAGATACTGTAATTGCTCTAAACTTTGTTATTTTTGGAATTGTCGGCTTAGTTGCCCAAGGTTTTTTGATTCCGCAATTGACAAAGCGTATTGCTGACAAAAAACTGATGATACAGGCATTAATTATTTCAGTTGTTGGCTTTTTCGGAGTTTTCATAGCACATTCATATCTTTTCTTTGTGATCACATCCATTTTTATTTCTCTTTCAAACTCTTTTGTCCAGCCTTTAATTGCATCCTTACTATCAAAAGAAGTTGATTTCAAATCTCAGGGAGAAATTATGGGAATAAACCAAAGCTATGCAAGTATCGGTACAATCTTTGGCCCGATTATTGGCGGATTAATGGCCAGTGTCTTTAGCGTGGCCAGCCCATTTTTAGGAGGAGCACTTTTGAGTTTAGTCTGTGTTTATGTTGGTTACCAAATCTTCAAAAAGCCAGAAAAAGTTGTGAGTTTGGAATGA